The following coding sequences lie in one Babylonia areolata isolate BAREFJ2019XMU chromosome 7, ASM4173473v1, whole genome shotgun sequence genomic window:
- the LOC143284152 gene encoding uncharacterized protein LOC143284152, whose translation MEMEGAKDSEQPPIFTVGPDTPRWVRFCVEVMMPLELSVMNGIEQHRVELDNASGDQPIQTWHFAFTQDSRNFVVYFMMDMIFGFARHGEGVKKVMDDSRFVELLKFVMSEEHECFIKGRDKVDYFSSLANRVLRLSPLIDYQPEDKEAAIPDDVIPGDPVDVLFQFYGGDEQTAPKQPSMDDTLKALLERKARAEKDNASTAKPGLSAMAVYKECHESLRKLEKRMEKVSLAVKAITQQMLQGPEEGECQVVTLFGRHLFFVAPSGTSGTVGDFLKLQKDLAKGHSQDRADAEACFKVNDFVPLIKDATCMPDSLLSHIDDSCKRHGGQADVAEDGAKPGKKADEKPAESTGGDDSDKENTGDIEKGKPSGESVKTSEIVLKPVDPQNVSPRKVKGEAEDNAKQNTDKKEPESDHIIKPGESESGTRPPIPTETDEPSEPKKTDEKKSPEKKTGEKKSPEKTSEKKSPEKMDEKKSPEKTDESKSPEKKTDETGQSETSQSPEIKPDETTTSTSTSSTTTSTTTTNTTTEAAGAAGEKSAAEGGKKAGSGAVTEAAKRVPASEAEVKSTNKYFENVKILEKAFAHGSGRCIFSVQQGGSDSVDYFSPVMGYLPLMPLIRQLNTRPECDDQIV comes from the exons ATGGAAATGGAAGGGGCCAAGGACTCCGAGCAGCCTCCCATTTTTACCG TTGGACCGGACACCCCCCGGTGGGTGCGGTTCTGTGTGGAAGTGATGATGCCCCTGGAGCTGTCGGTGATGAACGGGATCGAGCAGCACCGGGTCGAGCTGGACAACGCCTCTGGGGACCAGCCCATCCAGACCTGGCACTTTGCCTTCACCCAGGACTCTCGCAACTTCGTCGTCTACttcat GATGGACATGATCTTCGGGTTCGCGCGGcacggggagggggtgaagaaggtGATGGATGACTCCAGGTTCGTGGAGCTGCTCAAGTTCGTGATGTCTGAGGAACACGAGTGTTTCATAAAGGGCAGGGACAAG GTGGACTACTTCAGCTCCCTGGCTAACCGCGTGCTGAGGTTGTCCCCCCTGATCGACTACCAGCCGGAGGACAAGGAGGCGGCCATCCCTGATGACGTCATCCCGGGGGACCCCGTGGACGTGCTGTTTCAGTTCTACGGGGGCGACGAGCAGACGGCCCCCAAGCAGCCGTCCATGGACGACACGCTGAAGGCGCTGCTGGAGCGGAAGGCCCGGGCGGAGAAGGACAACGCCAGCACCGCCAAGCCGGGGCTGTCGGCCATGGCAGTGTACAAGGAGTGCCACGAGAGCCTGAGGAAGCTGGAGAAGCGCATGGAGAAGGTGTCCCTGGCGGTCAAGGCCATCACGCAGCAGATGTTGCAGGGTCCCGAGGAGGGCGAGTGTCAGGTGGTGACGCTGTTCGGCCGGCACCTCTTCTTCGTGGCCCCGTCGGGCACCAGCGGCACGGTGGGGGACTTCCTCAAGCTGCAGAAGGACCTGGCCAAGGGCCACTCCCAAGACCGGGCCGATGCCGAGGCGTGCTTCAAGGTCAACGACTTCGTGCCGCTGATCAAGGATGCCACGTGCATGCCTGACTCCCTGCTGAGTCACATTGACGACTCGTGCAAGCGTCACGGAGGACAGGCCGATGTGGCTGAGGACGGAGCCAAACCGGGGAAGAAGGCGGACGAGAAGCCGGCTGAAAGTACGGGAGGCGACGATTCTGACAAAGAGAATACCGGAGACATTGAGAAAGGCAAACCCTCGGGAGAGTCTGTCAAGACATCGGAGATTGTCCTGAAACCCGTTGACCCCCAAAACGTGTCCCCGCGGAAGGTGAAAGGAGAGGCTGAGGACAACGCAAAGCAGAACACGGACAAAAAGGAACCGGAATCTGATCACATCATAAAACCGGGGGAGTCGGAATCCGGTACAAGACCGCCCATCCCCACAGAAACTGACGAGCCTTCTGAGCCAAAAAAGACGGATGAAAAGAAATCCCCTGAAAAGAAGACAGGCGAAAAGAAATCCCCAGAAAAGACGAGTGAAAAGAAATCCCCAGAAAAGATGGATGAAAAGAAATCCCCTGAAAAGACGGATGAAAGCAAGTCCCCGGAAAAGAAAACCGACGAAACTGGCCAATCGGAAACCTCACAGTCCCCGGAAATTAAACCCGACGAGACCACCACATCCACCTCgacatcctccaccaccacctcgaccaccaccaccaacaccaccacggaAGCCGCCGGCGCCGCCGGAGAGAAATCTGCAGCAGAGGGCGGCAAGAAGGCAGGGTCCGGCGCCGTTACCGAAGCCGCCAAACGGGTCCCTGCTTCGGAGGCCGAGGTGAAGAGCACGAACAAGTACTTCGAGAACGTGAAGATTTTGGAGAAAGCCTTCGCCCACGGGTCCGGGCGGTGCATCTTTTCCGTTCAGCAAGGGGGCAGCGACTCGGTGGATTACTTCTCTCCCGTGATGGGTTACCTGCCCCTCATGCCTCTCATCCGTCAGCTCAACACCAGGCCTGAGTGCGACGATCAGATTGTttga